A single Microthrixaceae bacterium DNA region contains:
- a CDS encoding MerR family transcriptional regulator, which yields MTTTEARQGRYLIAEAAELSGFAATTLRFYEDEGVLAPATRSAAGYRIYGDRDVERLRLIARAKELGCTLEEIKGLVEAWDADQCAPVKHQLRDLVSSKAIEVDRRIAELTELGRQLRATSATLAVAPVDGPCDGTCGCATSPASSAESLGCGCGSTTCATASSTVVLGASIATGATCSLDGGQMVERIARWRRLLESATRRAETPDGVRFTFDSSDTLVELAGLVAAEQECCSFLPFALTVDSAGTTLEVASPPEGAALLAQVFGATS from the coding sequence ATGACCACCACAGAAGCCCGGCAGGGCCGGTACCTGATCGCCGAGGCAGCCGAACTCTCGGGCTTCGCCGCAACGACCCTGCGGTTCTACGAGGACGAGGGTGTTCTCGCCCCTGCGACCCGAAGTGCAGCGGGATACCGAATCTATGGCGACCGCGACGTGGAGCGACTCCGCCTGATCGCACGAGCCAAGGAGCTCGGATGCACCTTGGAGGAGATCAAGGGCCTCGTCGAGGCGTGGGACGCCGATCAGTGCGCCCCGGTGAAACACCAGCTGCGAGACCTGGTGTCATCGAAGGCGATCGAGGTCGATCGGCGCATCGCCGAGCTCACCGAACTCGGCCGCCAGCTCCGGGCGACCTCCGCGACGCTCGCGGTGGCGCCGGTCGATGGGCCCTGCGATGGCACCTGTGGTTGCGCCACCAGCCCCGCATCGTCCGCCGAGTCCCTCGGATGTGGGTGCGGCAGCACCACCTGTGCGACGGCGAGCTCCACGGTGGTTTTGGGGGCATCGATAGCCACCGGCGCGACGTGTTCGTTGGACGGCGGGCAGATGGTCGAGCGGATCGCACGTTGGCGACGCCTCCTGGAATCGGCCACCCGACGCGCCGAGACGCCCGACGGAGTGCGGTTCACGTTCGACTCCTCAGACACGCTGGTCGAGCTGGCCGGCCTGGTTGCCGCTGAGCAGGAGTGTTGCTCGTTCTTGCCGTTCGCCCTCACCGTCGACTCGGCAGGTACCACCCTCGAGGTCGCTTCGCCGCCCGAGGGCGCTGCTTTGCTGGCCCAGGTGTTCGGGGCAACGTCGTGA
- a CDS encoding cation-translocating P-type ATPase, whose translation MADACCGGPPPSAPDEDGAHTVQWRAPAAVIAALAWLVGVIAGLNDLGALADGAFISALVVGGATFVPGALAALARRRLGVGLLMTVAAIGATVLGQLGEAAALAFLFSVSEALEEWAITKSRRGLRAVLSLVPDAATVRRGHDTAEVPVGEIVVGDVLVVRTGDRLPTDGRVVEGSSSLDVSAVTGEAIPVEVGVGDDVLAGSVNGGGLLVVSATAPVADSTLSRIVRAVEEAQDRKGNAQRLADRIAAPLVPAIIGVAAAVAVIGALVGDPGLWFERSLVVLVAASPCAFAIAVPVTVFASVGSATRAGLVIKGGAALEALAAVRVVALDKTGTLTRNRPVVIETVTSAGSGPDDVLGAAAALEAQSNHPLAAAITTAARDAAVTLAPVRDLVTLAGHGLEGTVNGQRVRVGKPGYIAATTLTDDVARLQASGATVVLVEVDGITIGALAVRDELRPEAGAVVSELRSGGMAVAMLTGTNQTTASAIAQQAQIDDIAAGLLPQDKVEQITRLSEYGPVAMVGDGINDAPALASAAVGIAMGAAGTDVAIEAADVAIMGDDLGHLPPLFEHARRTRTIMVQNLVLSGSIIAVLIPVAALGWLGLGAVVALHEVAEIAVIANGLRARRPVAAPTAGEHQTHRPTPEHAHA comes from the coding sequence ATGGCCGATGCCTGCTGTGGCGGACCGCCGCCCTCGGCGCCCGACGAAGATGGTGCCCATACGGTGCAGTGGCGGGCGCCGGCGGCGGTCATCGCGGCGCTGGCCTGGCTCGTCGGTGTCATCGCCGGTTTGAACGACCTCGGAGCTCTCGCCGACGGCGCCTTCATCTCTGCTCTGGTCGTCGGCGGGGCCACGTTCGTCCCCGGCGCTCTCGCCGCGCTGGCTCGGCGGCGCCTCGGTGTCGGCTTGTTGATGACGGTGGCCGCCATCGGCGCGACCGTGCTCGGCCAGCTCGGCGAGGCCGCGGCCCTGGCGTTCTTGTTCTCGGTCTCTGAAGCGCTCGAGGAGTGGGCGATCACCAAGTCGCGACGGGGACTTCGCGCCGTGCTGTCGTTGGTGCCCGACGCCGCGACGGTCCGCCGTGGCCACGACACCGCTGAGGTGCCGGTGGGCGAGATCGTCGTGGGCGATGTGCTCGTGGTGCGGACCGGGGACCGCCTCCCGACCGACGGCCGGGTGGTGGAGGGCAGCTCCTCGCTCGACGTCTCGGCCGTCACCGGCGAAGCGATTCCTGTCGAGGTCGGAGTCGGCGACGACGTGCTGGCGGGCAGCGTGAACGGCGGCGGTCTGCTCGTCGTGTCGGCGACGGCACCTGTCGCCGACAGCACCCTGTCGCGCATCGTCCGTGCCGTCGAGGAGGCCCAGGACCGCAAGGGCAACGCGCAGCGCCTGGCCGACCGCATCGCCGCACCGCTCGTCCCCGCCATCATCGGCGTCGCCGCCGCGGTCGCGGTGATCGGCGCACTGGTGGGCGATCCCGGATTGTGGTTCGAACGTTCGCTCGTGGTGCTGGTGGCGGCGTCGCCGTGCGCGTTCGCCATCGCGGTGCCGGTCACGGTCTTCGCGTCGGTGGGATCGGCCACCAGGGCCGGACTGGTCATCAAGGGCGGTGCCGCACTTGAAGCGTTGGCGGCCGTGCGGGTCGTCGCGCTCGACAAGACCGGCACCCTCACCCGGAACCGACCGGTCGTCATCGAGACGGTCACCTCCGCCGGATCCGGCCCCGACGACGTCCTCGGGGCTGCGGCGGCGCTCGAGGCCCAGAGCAACCACCCGCTGGCCGCCGCCATCACCACCGCGGCGCGAGACGCCGCCGTCACGTTGGCACCCGTACGGGACCTCGTGACCCTCGCCGGCCACGGCCTCGAAGGCACCGTGAACGGGCAGCGGGTGCGGGTCGGCAAGCCCGGCTACATCGCCGCCACGACGCTGACCGACGATGTGGCTCGCCTCCAGGCCTCAGGGGCAACGGTCGTGCTCGTCGAAGTCGACGGCATCACCATCGGCGCCCTCGCGGTGCGCGACGAGCTGCGCCCCGAAGCCGGCGCCGTGGTCAGCGAGCTGCGATCTGGGGGCATGGCCGTGGCGATGCTCACCGGCACCAACCAGACGACCGCGTCGGCCATCGCACAACAGGCACAGATCGACGACATCGCGGCCGGTCTCCTCCCGCAGGACAAGGTCGAACAGATCACCAGGCTCAGCGAGTACGGCCCGGTCGCGATGGTCGGCGACGGCATCAACGACGCGCCCGCGCTCGCGTCGGCCGCCGTCGGCATCGCAATGGGTGCCGCGGGGACCGACGTGGCGATCGAAGCCGCGGACGTCGCGATCATGGGCGACGACCTCGGCCACCTCCCGCCACTGTTCGAACACGCCCGCCGCACCCGGACGATCATGGTGCAGAACCTCGTGTTGTCCGGGTCGATCATCGCCGTCCTCATCCCCGTCGCCGCCCTCGGATGGCTCGGACTCGGAGCTGTGGTCGCCCTGCACGAGGTGGCCGAGATCGCGGTCATCGCCAACGGCCTGCGCGCTCGCCGACCTGTCGCCGCCCCGACAGCAGGCGAACACCAAACCCACCGACCCACACCCGAGCATGCCCATGCCTGA
- a CDS encoding EamA family transporter has product MSETCGVLRVLGAAALFGASAPAASVLATDMSALLLAGLLYLGAAAMVLPSVLRRPPDRAALRDGWAPLTVAVVAGGGIGPALLVLGLARVEHRRRRSC; this is encoded by the coding sequence GTGAGTGAAACGTGTGGTGTGCTCCGGGTTCTGGGAGCGGCCGCGCTGTTCGGCGCGTCCGCGCCGGCCGCATCGGTGCTGGCGACGGACATGTCGGCGCTGCTCCTCGCCGGGCTGCTCTACCTGGGCGCTGCCGCCATGGTGTTGCCGTCGGTGCTGCGCCGGCCACCAGATCGCGCCGCGCTGCGCGACGGATGGGCTCCGCTCACGGTGGCGGTGGTCGCCGGAGGGGGCATCGGTCCGGCGCTGTTGGTGCTTGGCCTGGCCCGGGTCGAGCATCGACGGCGTCGATCTTGTTGA
- a CDS encoding FtsX-like permease family protein, translating into MFLALRELSFAKGRFALMGSVIALVAVLTVLLSGLATGLVDDGISGLRALPVTHLAFQSGADSTFSRSTVDGDSVAALSAVPGATAEPFGLTLVNATSNHDLNVDLALMGLAEDGFIAAEMFPDGPPPARAAVISQGLIDQGVNVGDTLAIDRSTVTLSVVGVAPTATYGHVDTVYVTLPDWREVSHLAPEDGALTASVVAIDGGNSDELKRAGTAAGLDIVTRSEAYAGSPGYSAETSTMSLIRGFMYLISAMILGSFFTVWTIQRSSEIGLQKALGASTGAVLRDALGQVLIVLTAATAVGAAIGFGLGKLIEGGEVPFALDLATVLSAAAILIVSGAVGMLVGVRKVTSVDPIIALGAAA; encoded by the coding sequence ATGTTCCTCGCCTTGCGCGAACTTTCCTTCGCCAAGGGCCGCTTCGCTCTGATGGGTTCGGTGATCGCGCTGGTAGCCGTGCTAACCGTGTTGCTGTCGGGCCTCGCGACCGGCCTGGTCGATGACGGGATCTCAGGCCTACGGGCACTGCCGGTGACGCACCTGGCGTTTCAGAGCGGGGCCGACAGCACGTTCTCGCGTTCAACGGTGGACGGTGACTCGGTGGCCGCTTTGAGTGCCGTGCCGGGCGCCACCGCCGAACCGTTCGGGCTGACGCTGGTGAACGCCACGAGCAACCACGACCTGAACGTCGACCTGGCCCTCATGGGCTTGGCCGAAGACGGGTTCATCGCCGCCGAGATGTTCCCCGACGGCCCCCCACCCGCGAGAGCGGCGGTCATCAGCCAGGGACTGATCGACCAGGGCGTGAACGTCGGCGACACCCTTGCCATCGATCGCAGCACGGTCACCCTCAGCGTTGTCGGGGTCGCCCCGACGGCGACCTACGGCCACGTCGACACCGTGTACGTCACCTTGCCGGATTGGCGTGAGGTCTCCCATCTCGCCCCCGAAGACGGCGCACTCACCGCATCAGTAGTCGCCATCGACGGCGGCAACTCGGACGAACTCAAGCGAGCCGGAACAGCCGCCGGACTCGACATCGTGACCCGCTCCGAGGCCTACGCCGGCTCACCTGGCTACAGCGCAGAAACGTCGACGATGTCGCTCATCCGAGGCTTCATGTACCTGATATCGGCCATGATCCTCGGTTCGTTCTTCACGGTGTGGACGATCCAGCGAAGTAGCGAGATCGGCCTGCAGAAGGCGCTCGGTGCCTCGACGGGTGCAGTGCTGCGCGACGCGCTCGGGCAGGTCCTGATCGTGCTCACCGCGGCCACTGCGGTCGGCGCCGCTATCGGCTTCGGGCTAGGAAAGCTGATCGAGGGCGGCGAGGTGCCGTTCGCTCTCGACCTCGCCACGGTGCTCAGCGCAGCCGCGATCCTGATCGTCTCCGGCGCCGTCGGCATGCTGGTCGGCGTTCGCAAGGTCACCTCCGTCGATCCCATCATCGCTCTGGGAGCGGCAGCATGA
- a CDS encoding winged helix-turn-helix transcriptional regulator, translating to MEMIAVETTEVEVAARLFHGLSDPTRLSILLALLDGELPVRSIVEAVGTSQSNVSNHLACLKGCGLVVDRPGERRQVFYAIAQPEVVELLRASERLLAENGQRVRLCDNPMMGER from the coding sequence ATGGAGATGATTGCTGTCGAGACAACCGAGGTGGAGGTGGCGGCTCGGCTCTTCCACGGGCTCAGTGATCCCACCCGGTTGTCGATTCTGTTGGCGCTGCTCGATGGTGAGCTTCCGGTCCGTTCGATCGTTGAGGCGGTGGGCACGTCGCAATCCAACGTGTCGAACCACCTTGCGTGTCTGAAGGGCTGCGGGCTGGTGGTGGATCGGCCGGGGGAGCGCAGGCAGGTCTTCTATGCCATCGCACAGCCCGAGGTCGTCGAGCTGTTGCGGGCGTCTGAGCGGCTTCTCGCCGAGAACGGTCAGCGAGTGCGACTGTGCGACAACCCGATGATGGGTGAGCGGTGA
- a CDS encoding DUF3703 domain-containing protein encodes MPERPRRSDAAIRAWIRTELASARASADPWLELERAHIVSQPYAVLHTRVHLAMFRRALTDRNEKETLGQVVRIVVAGPGSLAGRYPRGNIGTTAMGLFETADVPPDLAQLER; translated from the coding sequence ATGCCTGAACGACCCCGCCGCTCCGACGCTGCGATCCGCGCCTGGATCAGGACCGAGCTCGCGTCCGCTCGGGCCTCCGCAGATCCGTGGCTCGAGCTCGAGCGGGCCCACATCGTGTCCCAGCCCTACGCCGTCCTTCACACCCGGGTGCACCTGGCCATGTTCCGCCGAGCCCTCACCGACCGAAACGAGAAGGAGACGCTGGGACAGGTTGTCCGCATCGTCGTCGCCGGTCCCGGTTCACTCGCCGGCCGATACCCCCGAGGCAACATCGGCACCACCGCCATGGGTCTCTTCGAGACTGCCGACGTGCCACCGGACCTGGCCCAACTGGAGCGCTAG
- a CDS encoding TetR family transcriptional regulator, with protein MAEPTGLRERNKHERRRRLEDVALDLFERDGFDKTTIELIAAEAGLAPRTFFSYFATKDDLVLGDYSERLDRILTELDEHPEEEPAWDALRASFAAVASDYESEEHRIRRRFTIMANSPSVIARSLHLQAGWEQTLAERLAARSGTGVDDPTPRLLAAMALAIMRVSLQHWLITPNAPALPELVQHGFAQLASGLTPP; from the coding sequence ATGGCCGAACCGACCGGACTGCGGGAACGAAACAAGCACGAGCGGCGCCGTCGACTCGAAGATGTCGCTCTAGACCTGTTCGAACGGGACGGCTTCGACAAGACGACCATCGAACTGATAGCGGCCGAAGCAGGTTTGGCGCCCCGGACGTTCTTCTCGTACTTCGCGACCAAGGATGATCTCGTTCTCGGCGACTACAGCGAACGTCTCGATCGCATACTCACCGAGCTCGATGAGCACCCCGAGGAAGAACCCGCCTGGGACGCACTGCGGGCATCGTTCGCCGCGGTCGCCTCCGACTACGAATCCGAAGAACACCGCATCCGACGACGGTTCACGATCATGGCGAACAGCCCTTCAGTGATCGCCCGAAGCCTGCACCTCCAGGCCGGCTGGGAACAGACGCTCGCCGAACGCCTGGCGGCACGGTCTGGCACCGGCGTCGACGACCCCACACCCCGCTTGTTGGCAGCGATGGCGCTTGCCATCATGCGCGTCTCGCTGCAGCACTGGCTCATCACGCCGAACGCACCCGCACTACCGGAACTGGTTCAACACGGTTTCGCCCAACTCGCCAGCGGCCTCACCCCACCGTGA
- a CDS encoding arsenic resistance protein produces the protein MTRWQVPVVLGAVAIGLIIGLTTDVGDQAERLVVPALVALLALTFAGVHADAFTDAIRPHPRTAWVSLIINFMWVPLLAGALGWVFLSNDPDLRIGLVMLLVTPCTDWYLVFIATARDNGALGAALLPVNLILQLALLPIFVVALTGTAADVPIGDLLVSVAVVLGVPLAVAVGARFAATKAGASERLDSLLDRSGTVGLALLAVAVTAIFAAHAQLVADEPAALLRLLVPLLAFFVAAYLVANIVATRLDLAHPERVTLAMTTMARNSPVALAIATTAFPDQPLIAVALVFGPLLELPVLAGASQLLHDAQKFRPRRRVERREAVAALAPAAGRSRTSRNRWRDRIRLGSSGEVATSSRAAIADRAASRRGNFAWPEDHRVQQVRHHGEGMLRRPAS, from the coding sequence GTGACCCGTTGGCAGGTCCCGGTGGTACTGGGCGCAGTCGCCATCGGCTTGATCATCGGACTCACCACCGACGTCGGCGACCAGGCCGAACGCCTGGTCGTCCCGGCGCTGGTCGCACTGCTCGCCCTCACCTTCGCCGGCGTCCACGCGGATGCGTTCACCGACGCGATCCGCCCACACCCCCGCACCGCGTGGGTCAGTCTGATCATCAACTTCATGTGGGTGCCCCTACTGGCCGGCGCGCTTGGCTGGGTGTTCTTGTCCAACGACCCGGACCTGCGCATCGGTCTGGTCATGCTGCTCGTCACGCCGTGCACCGACTGGTACCTGGTGTTCATCGCGACCGCACGAGACAACGGCGCACTCGGCGCCGCTCTGCTGCCGGTGAACCTGATCCTCCAACTCGCGCTGTTGCCGATCTTCGTCGTCGCGCTGACCGGCACCGCCGCTGACGTCCCCATCGGAGACCTTCTCGTCAGTGTCGCGGTGGTGCTCGGTGTCCCACTCGCCGTTGCGGTGGGTGCCCGGTTCGCAGCGACGAAGGCCGGGGCCAGCGAACGTCTCGACTCGCTCCTCGACCGATCAGGCACGGTCGGACTCGCACTGCTCGCAGTGGCGGTCACCGCGATCTTCGCCGCCCACGCCCAACTCGTCGCCGACGAACCCGCTGCGCTGCTGCGGCTTCTCGTTCCGCTCCTCGCGTTCTTCGTGGCCGCGTACCTGGTCGCCAACATCGTGGCGACCCGCCTGGACCTCGCTCACCCCGAGCGGGTCACCCTCGCCATGACGACGATGGCCCGAAACTCACCGGTCGCCCTCGCCATCGCCACCACCGCGTTCCCCGATCAACCGCTCATCGCCGTCGCACTCGTCTTCGGCCCCCTTCTCGAGCTGCCCGTCCTGGCTGGCGCTTCCCAACTCTTGCACGACGCACAGAAGTTTCGACCTCGTAGGCGAGTCGAACGACGCGAGGCGGTCGCAGCACTGGCCCCTGCTGCCGGACGAAGCCGAACGAGTCGGAACCGATGGCGCGATCGAATCCGTCTCGGATCATCAGGGGAAGTAGCGACGTCTTCGCGAGCTGCGATCGCCGACCGGGCGGCGAGCCGACGTGGCAACTTCGCTTGGCCCGAAGATCATCGAGTGCAACAGGTGAGGCACCATGGTGAGGGCATGCTGCGGCGACCCGCGTCCTAG
- a CDS encoding DMT family transporter, whose translation MNLELVATVVFAGLFFGEHLGRRVLLAAGLITAAGMLLVWAPGGTVSVGALLVAAACACWGLDNCVTARIEHLSPETVVLAKGLVAGSVNAVLGVTIASDGTGALTIGGLFGALVIGATGYGLSITWWVKGARDLGAARAQVIFATAPFIGAVGAWLFLSDTVSGTQLAAIVLAAVGVGLSLDSAHGHRHRHERTSHDHEHSHPDDHHDHAHPDRAAVFVGRHSHRHTHDEVLVHDHPHVPDLHHHHPHE comes from the coding sequence TTGAACCTGGAGCTGGTCGCCACGGTCGTGTTCGCCGGGCTCTTCTTCGGTGAGCACCTCGGCCGTCGTGTCTTGCTGGCCGCTGGGTTGATCACGGCCGCCGGGATGCTGCTGGTGTGGGCGCCGGGCGGGACGGTCAGCGTCGGCGCGTTGCTGGTCGCGGCCGCGTGCGCTTGCTGGGGCCTCGACAACTGCGTGACGGCACGGATCGAACATCTGTCGCCCGAGACCGTGGTGCTGGCCAAGGGACTCGTGGCCGGATCGGTCAACGCCGTGCTCGGCGTGACGATCGCATCCGACGGGACGGGGGCGTTGACCATCGGCGGGTTGTTCGGGGCGCTGGTCATCGGGGCGACCGGCTACGGACTGTCCATCACCTGGTGGGTGAAGGGTGCACGCGACCTCGGCGCAGCCAGGGCCCAGGTCATCTTCGCCACCGCCCCATTCATCGGCGCGGTCGGGGCATGGCTGTTCCTGAGCGACACCGTGTCCGGGACACAACTCGCCGCGATCGTCCTCGCCGCGGTCGGTGTTGGCCTGTCACTCGACTCGGCCCACGGTCATCGGCACCGCCACGAGCGAACCTCCCACGACCACGAGCACTCCCACCCCGATGACCACCACGACCATGCCCACCCCGACCGAGCCGCGGTGTTCGTCGGCCGGCACAGCCATCGCCACACCCACGACGAGGTCCTCGTGCACGACCACCCCCACGTCCCGGACCTTCACCACCACCATCCCCACGAGTGA
- a CDS encoding TetR/AcrR family transcriptional regulator, with product MASGAPAWGRARRTSGRDETRTAILDTALRLFDERGYVGVRVEDIAQEAGVSRATFYKHFAEREQILGELFERLIGGSVPPEVAPPAAEDIEQHVLGVLAACMERMLEDERLARFVYSLPIRHDAVLPGGSAVPAVFAQVQGCLTEGVGAGRVRSDIPVERMVEVLGRTFEASMRAWADGTVSDPRERLGELARIVFGGITTAGRSTG from the coding sequence ATGGCAAGTGGTGCACCCGCGTGGGGACGAGCTCGACGAACCAGTGGCCGTGACGAGACTCGGACCGCAATCCTCGACACCGCCCTGCGCCTCTTCGACGAACGCGGCTACGTCGGCGTGCGCGTTGAGGACATCGCGCAGGAAGCGGGCGTGTCTCGGGCGACGTTCTACAAGCACTTCGCCGAGCGCGAGCAGATATTGGGCGAGCTGTTCGAACGCCTGATCGGAGGGTCCGTCCCCCCCGAGGTCGCTCCACCCGCCGCCGAGGACATCGAGCAGCACGTGCTGGGGGTCCTCGCTGCGTGCATGGAGCGCATGCTCGAGGACGAGCGCCTAGCCAGGTTCGTATACAGCCTTCCCATCCGCCATGACGCCGTCCTGCCAGGGGGATCCGCCGTGCCGGCCGTGTTCGCCCAGGTCCAGGGCTGCCTGACCGAAGGCGTGGGCGCAGGGCGCGTCCGCTCTGACATTCCGGTGGAACGGATGGTGGAGGTGCTCGGCCGCACGTTCGAGGCGTCGATGCGGGCCTGGGCCGACGGCACGGTGAGCGATCCTCGAGAGCGCCTCGGCGAGCTGGCCCGAATCGTCTTCGGCGGGATCACGACCGCCGGCCGATCTACTGGATAG
- a CDS encoding cytochrome c, which translates to MVAVVSCSGGDDDPEAATAIDGAALYEQSCASCHGSDLRGTDQGPSHLSQVYALDHHPDASFRAAITQGTRAHHWQFGDMEPVAGLDEDEIDLIIGYVREQQDLNGFEPYPPE; encoded by the coding sequence ATGGTTGCGGTGGTGTCGTGCTCGGGCGGCGACGATGACCCCGAGGCAGCAACCGCCATCGACGGCGCGGCGCTCTATGAGCAGTCGTGCGCTTCCTGCCATGGCAGCGATCTACGGGGCACCGACCAGGGGCCGTCGCACCTGTCGCAGGTCTACGCACTGGACCACCATCCCGATGCGTCGTTCCGGGCCGCGATCACCCAGGGCACGCGTGCGCACCACTGGCAGTTCGGCGACATGGAACCGGTGGCCGGGCTCGACGAAGACGAGATCGACCTGATCATCGGCTACGTTCGCGAACAGCAGGACCTGAACGGGTTCGAGCCCTACCCGCCGGAGTGA
- a CDS encoding CrcB family protein: MPTVLVAVAGALGAVLRYRIGLAVGVRTFPWATLGVNISGSFLLALVLTGPAVARWPTVTSTAVAVGFLGAYTTFSTFGYETFTLLRDERTAEAAGYVALSLIGGLAATGLGYLAGRAVT, translated from the coding sequence ATGCCGACAGTGCTCGTCGCAGTGGCCGGAGCTCTCGGTGCGGTCCTGCGCTATCGCATCGGGCTCGCGGTCGGGGTCCGGACGTTTCCGTGGGCGACGTTGGGCGTCAACATCTCCGGCTCGTTCCTCCTGGCGTTGGTCCTCACCGGGCCTGCGGTGGCGCGCTGGCCGACCGTCACGAGTACCGCTGTCGCCGTCGGGTTCCTCGGGGCGTACACGACGTTCTCGACCTTCGGGTACGAGACGTTCACCCTGCTAAGGGACGAGCGGACCGCCGAGGCCGCGGGCTACGTGGCCCTGTCGCTCATCGGCGGACTCGCCGCAACCGGCCTCGGCTACCTCGCCGGTCGCGCCGTGACCTAA
- a CDS encoding ABC transporter ATP-binding protein, giving the protein MNALALHNVCLSFADGDERVHALDHVSLTIAAGELVAVSGASGSGKSSLLAVAGALRTPESGQVVIGDSDITAASPRERAAIRRRDLGFVFQQSNLFEALTSTDQLLYQAQLAGIPRATARVTAAELLAAVGISDKADRRPGQLSGGERQRVGIARALINSPRVILADEPTSALDAARAREIVQLLRDQTHQRQVATVMVTHDRDILAEADRVVTIRDGRIVDNGAP; this is encoded by the coding sequence ATGAACGCCCTTGCCCTCCACAACGTGTGCTTGTCCTTCGCCGACGGTGACGAGCGCGTCCACGCCCTCGACCACGTGTCGCTCACCATCGCCGCCGGCGAGCTGGTCGCCGTCAGCGGCGCATCAGGGTCGGGGAAGTCATCGTTGCTCGCCGTCGCCGGTGCGCTACGCACGCCAGAGAGCGGGCAAGTCGTGATCGGTGACAGCGACATCACGGCCGCCTCACCACGAGAGCGCGCCGCGATCCGCCGCCGCGATCTCGGGTTTGTCTTCCAGCAGTCGAACCTCTTCGAAGCACTGACCTCCACCGACCAACTGCTGTACCAAGCCCAACTCGCCGGGATCCCCCGGGCAACGGCACGCGTCACGGCAGCCGAGCTACTGGCCGCGGTCGGGATATCCGACAAAGCCGACCGACGACCCGGCCAACTCTCCGGCGGCGAGCGACAACGCGTCGGGATCGCCCGAGCGTTGATCAACTCACCACGAGTGATCCTCGCCGACGAGCCCACCTCGGCCCTCGACGCCGCTCGCGCCCGCGAGATCGTGCAACTCCTGCGCGACCAGACCCATCAACGCCAGGTCGCCACCGTGATGGTCACCCACGACCGCGACATCCTCGCCGAGGCCGACCGGGTGGTCACGATCCGCGACGGCAGAATCGTCGACAACGGCGCGCCATAA